The proteins below are encoded in one region of Populus alba chromosome 2, ASM523922v2, whole genome shotgun sequence:
- the LOC118036257 gene encoding pto-interacting protein 1, giving the protein MSCFGCCEEDDIHKTADYGGQYTVKSSAGNLGNYHASETAPKGAQAFKIQPIEVPEISGDELKEVTDNFGTSSFIGEGSYGRVYHGVLKSGQDASIKKLDASKQPDDEFLAQVSMVSRLKHENFVQLLGYCVDGGSRVLIYEFASNGSLHDILHGRKGVKGAQPGPVLTWPQRVKIAVGSAKGLEYLHEKADPHIYHRDIKSSNVLIFDDDVAKIADFDLSNQAPDMAARLHSTRVLGTFGYHAPEYAMTGQLNAKSDVYSFGVVLLELLTGRKPVDHTLPRGQQSLVTWATPKLSEDKVKQCVDARLQGEYPPKAVAKMAAVAALCVQYEADFRPNMSIVVKALQPLLNARPGPAGEAPSI; this is encoded by the exons ATGAGTTGCTTCGGCTGTTGTGAAGAAGATGACATCCATAAAACTGCTGACTATGGAGGCCAGTATACAGTTAAAAGCTCAGCTG GCAATTTAGGAAATTATCATGCATCAGAAACAGCTCCCAAGGGCGCTCAGGCTTTTAAAATCCAGCCTATCGAAGTCCCTGAAATATCGGGGGATGAACTTAAGGAAGTTACAGATAACTTTGGGACAAGTTCATTCATAGGAGAAGGATCATATGGAAGAGTATATCATGGTGTTCTTAAAAGTGGGCAGGatgcatcaataaaaaaattagatgccAGCAAACAAcctgatgatgaattcttagccCAG GTCTCTATGGTATCAAGGTTGAAGCATGAAAATTTTGTACAGTTGCTTGGGTATTGTGTAGATGGGGGTTCCCGTGTACTCATCTATGAATTTGCTTCTAATGGATCTCTTCATGATATTCTTCATG GGAGGAAAGGTGTTAAAGGAGCACAGCCTGGTCCTGTCCTTACATGGCCTCAGCGTGTAAAAATTGCTGTTGGTTCTGCAAAGGGGCTTGAATACTTGCATGAAAAGGCCGATCCTCACATCTATCATCGTGACATTAAGTCCAGCAATGTTCTTatttttgatgatgatgttgcAAAAATTGCCGACTTCGATTTGTCAAATCAAGCTCCTGATATGGCAGCACGTCTTCATTCCACTCGAGTTTTGGGAACATTTGGTTATCATGCTCCTGA ATATGCAATGACTGGACAATTGAATGCAAAGAGTGACGTGTACAGTTTTGGTGTTGTCCTGCTTGAGCTTCTGACTGGGAGGAAACCTGTTGATCACACTTTACCACGTGGACAGCAGAGTCTAGTGACATGG GCAACACCAAAACTTAGCGAGGACAAGGTTAAGCAGTGTGTTGATGCAAGATTACAAGGAGAGTACCCACCCAAGGCAGTTGCAAAG ATGGCTGCCGTTGCTGCCTTGTGTGTGCAATATGAGGCTGATTTCCGGCCAAACATGAGCATTGTGGTCAAAGCCCTCCAGCCCCTGTTAAATGCCCGGCCGGGACCTGCTGGAGAAGCACCAAGCATATAA